The nucleotide sequence tactgtctctcggtcatgccgctttgctctatacaacataaggaaaatcaggctcctacctcactcagtacacCACCCAGCtcctggtacaggccatggttatctctcgcctcgactattgcaatgccctcccagcgggtcttccagcttgtgcggtgaaacccttacaaatggtccagacagcagcagcacgtctggtttttgatcagcccaaaaggactcatgtcactccagtgacctccactggctccctgtggcctccagaatcaaattcaagtcacatatgcttgcatacagagtgactactgggtctgcacccatctacctaaactccataatacaaacttacgttccttctcagcCGCTACGCTCCtgcaacgaacgccgcctggctctgccatcccttcacccaaagcaatcccagtcccggctattctcatctgtgacaccacgatggtggaacgagctaccacacgccctCTCTAATCTCatgaagctcttgaaaactcatctcttccgagaacacctctaactcctaacctctaatatgcacttcctgtgctcttcttcttctatcccctacaattatcttgtatggattgcactttttgttttgattgcactttttgtgaactcttacttccttcccttggtatttaccccattgatgtgatatgtactgtgagctcttactagtatttattgctgctcttactagtatgtattgtcagttgtagatctgtagttgatgctctgttgatgcttgtatgttgttcctcaaatgtaagtcgctttggataaaaacgtctgccaaatgagtaaatgtaaatatataatttatgttCATATGGGGACGTTTAAACCTGAAACTCCTGTTTACAGCTGAGAACATAAAGTGATCCAGAGAAGAAGAACCTTTCACGTGTCGTTGATATGTGTTTACATCTGTttaactgtttgtgtttacagaaGACGACGGAAAACGTTCTTGTGGACTCTGTCCAGTTCTTCAGTACCAGAACACATTAACAGCGTCTCTCTTATCTTAGCGATTTAAGAGAGGGCTGATGACATCTTTCAGATTAAAGCAGCAGTTATCCATTTGTAAATACATAATGAATactacattcatttatttaatgctgtttattattttctgaatatttaaTTTCTTCCCTAATTTATCTTCTGTCTTGGTCACAGTGGGGACTTTCTATTAGATATATGACTTTATGAATGAAAAAACATTCTGGGGGGAATTTTTATTCTTTAAGAAATTAAGAATGAATTACtttacaaaaatacatgaaTAGATGATCAGTATTTCATCTTGTCACTTGTGAAAAAGTAAGTTAAAACTTAGTCTCTCAATATTATGATttaacaacaacatattttctGGGATGAATCAGAGTTCTGACTTACTCTGAGCTGTACTGGGTCATAATTAGGTGATACcacaattattttaatcattCCTAATTATTCATATTAATTTCCAAGTAGAAACTCGCTTCCATAAATGTTTGGATTAGTTCaatgttgatgtttttacactgtaaaacactaaatataaaaacataatggatTATTGGCACAAAATTACTTACTTATTGTCTGGAAAAGCTCCTTCACAGTTAAACAATCTTTACACTTCTGAACAAAACCCTGAGCGAACAGGACTTAAGAGAAGGAGGGACATGTGTTCCCGACTCACCTGTTTCAACTGATGATTCAGGATTTGGTTTTACGGCGGCTCTGCAGTCAGCTTCCAGCTGGTCCGTCCTCTGCCGTCCTACGAGGACATCTGGAAAACATGATAGAGTCACATGATGTGGTATTCtttataaaagcaataaagGGCACATTATATCGAATGCCTATAGTGTAAGTCAGGTGTTTTCTGTGATGTTCATTTGTATGTGCACAGGTAAAAGGGTTATTTTTTGATCTAACTTAAATTTATAGATTTGCTACTGTGTGGTTAGGTTTTATTTGATAttgttcaaatgtaaaatatcctGCTTCAGCACTCCAGTGTCTGTGCCATGTCAAACATCTGGCCCTGTCCCACATGGGGTTTTAAGACACCACAGTTTTACAGAATATGACCTTGATACAACATATTACCAAATTATAAAGTAGCttacttttattattctttcaaATAACATAATTGAGGTAAAAGAAATTCAGGTGAGCAAGAAAGAACAGTTACATTTTTAGCAGTGTAACATTTCATATGTGCATCATCTATATTTACAAAATCCAAATCTGGTTTTAATGTTTGCAAAGTTGTTGCATGCTCTCCAGTAAAAAGAGCAATAGAAATCAAAATGGTactcattttctatttcagtcAAACAGCACATTCTGCATGTCCTGCACAAAATGATCTTTGCTTTTTAGATTAATTATATACATAACAGAATTCTCAGTactatattcatatttttatcatCCTAAATGTACGCAGTCcatagatcatcagaacaaacaaatgttgTGCTTAAGAAATGTCTCACCAAACCCACAGTTGTGTGAAAAGcaagtattttatttgtctCTATTTAGGGACTCAAATGTTCCATCAATGAAGGATCCtatgaaaataaatcagtttaCACACAACATCACTGTATGAAGTTGATTTAAGGCAGAGTCTTTTAATGATGCTGTTATGAAAGTATTACtgttgtggtttgtttacattaaggagattaatttaaattacttttcccccctttttaaACCTGCGGTCAGACTCAGAGCTCTGCTGCCCCCTCGTGTTTGTTGTTATGGTTACAGACCAGGACGCTACAACTGTGTTTAATCAAGTTTTACTGCCTGGtagttataaatatatttataatgtaataaatatatacaccaAGATGTGTACTTATATCCTTAATCCCTCtaaatgttaaaacacacaaatctacATGTAACAGCACTACTGATTGACCCGAATGTGTTAAATTCAGACACCTCTGATGTGAAAATATTCACTACTGCTACCAattcaatgtttgtataaactcaCCTCTGGCGGAAGTCCGATGGAGGCgctgtttcctgttgttcaTCAGCTCAATGAGTTTGTCCTTAATAGAAACACCAACTGAAATCAATTCTTTACGTGGATTAAATAACTTTGCAATGAACTCCATGACGTTTCTCTGTACTCCACCTTCCTCCCAGCAGACACGatgagctgcaggaggaggcTCGGGTAGAGGAAATAGATTGCAGCCTTTATTGGTTACACCTGAGTCCAAAATGACTTCTGTGACAGGAAGTCTCAACTCTACAGAGCAAGTCACCTTCTGCTCTACCtctttagacattaatgtcAGTTCAAAAGGAGACACCCAGAGAAAGAGATTTagacaaaattaaatattaaactgtCACTTGAGACAATCCAGAGTTCAACTCATTGTTTAAAGatgattaaaaaatacataaaagcaaTTAAGTTACAGCTGAGATTATGTTAGACTATCATCCATATATACATTTGGCTACTTTAATTTTAGATTATTAAATAACACACCTAACGCTTCTTGTTTGTATAAATATGGTATAATATCTATCGATCTATGAAATTGCAGAGAGCTGATGGCAGGCATTTACTTAAattcaagcttttttttttattatcgtaaagcctgaaaataaacattaaaacatttagaaCCAGGTGACACTCAGGAAAGAAAGAATTAGGAGACCGAGTCTGAGATGTTTTACATATATACTTTAAGAAAATTCTGACAGATGCCACTAACAGCTATATACATTGAGGTTTCATAACGGGGTTTTCCCAGTTGAGGAGAAAACGGGGAACTTGGCAGATGATATAAAACAGGTTGATTGATGGACAGACGTTCATTGGCTCCGCCTCTCACTTCTTGGACAACTTggcttgtttatttttagggGGCGCCCACTTCAAACACATAGTGTCCACTGTGAAAGAGACAGGAGGCGACATGAGTGGAAAAGAAAGCAAGATGAGAATAAAAGCATGTAACCAATGGAGgtttgtgaaaaatgtaaaatgtctggACTCACCTGTGATTGGTGGTTTCTTGTACTGGGCGCTCTTCAGGTGCTCCTCCACCAGTTTGGGCGTCACACAGATAACGTGCTGACCTTTCCAGTACTTCACCATATTGAGCGACTGCAGCGTGctgatgatgtcactctgcGTGATGCTGGTCATCTGGCTGCAGAAATCGAGAGGGAGGAGCATCTAAATCAGATCTGTCAACGGCAACAGATTGAACTATCTGGATGATTGTGGTTAAAGGGTAACTTCAGTATCCAAGGAAGGTCataatcaagggcaactggacttggttgaagatgccAGAAGAAGTTTTGTCCCTGatccgagagagagagagatatatttGGATAactaactatgacctggatgactttcccatgtttttgtgtctctgtgtttattaggacagcatttatttattaattggtCCGATCTGGAGCGAACGTGCTGCAGTAGACATGTGGCAGCAACTTAATACGTCCACTGAAGTGCTCGATTGTTATTttaggtgtctgacaacattatggagaGTAGGGATGCACGGAAATGAAAACTCCTGGCTGAAGCCAAAACCGGATATAATGAAAAGATTTTCCTGAATACCGAACAgatacattcacattttttcatttattttgccttactcagtgtttcccacaggatttagAGACACTATGGTGggttaaattacttttaatggacacatgtaataacttttatactttctgtgaatataatccaattaatcttatttctagggctgaatgatttgggggaagaaaaaaattttattgcgatttttctgccagatattgcgattcgATTTgcgattatttaaaaaaaaacaaacaaacaaaaaaaaaacacttaacagttaaaaacagacaaatagaaacaatttaactacgcagcctacttaaccatagtagaagcaGAAAAAGCAAGTGCAACTGAACAAATTATCAAAATCTGAACTCAGCAACATAAGGCCGGCAAAACGCTAtaattctgaaatgctccatgtggacgTAGCCTGTAGAGAGCGGAACGTAACCGACTCGAAAAGCCTTTATCcctagttgaagcacacaaaatgataaattaacaGCACGTCAACAACGTGTCGGCCAaatgctccgctgctgaaacacttcagtgtcagctcgctctggttcGTTCCAacggatttaccataaaggcttgaatatgtgtgcactccaaatttagttGCAGCTAGGctttctcacaaacgagtgacagaaacactcaaagcgggtcagaccgttcaattcagcagaacagcgtctgcaaacagcgatttttgctttaaaatgcttccacactgccgacatgtcagcGTAATTGATAAACATGTTACGTTAAAATTTCTTCAGTCTTTTGACTTATATTGACTGctggttagtttgtgttattgtgtcactttgttgtttttaacccTCTGAAGTTACACAACAAAGCAACCACCGTGTTCTGCAAGGTATAATTACCGTTTACAATCattggagtctggtggctttgacgagagcgatatagcaactgtttctggttaaacaaaaaggatcttactctttattaaaaaggtctctctctgtagggaaCAATCCACAATGTGCCCAGACACTTGTATTAagaatctgagcctgtcagtggcaaaacaagcactttagtggtcATACTTTAATAATTCCCCTTTTGGATTAAGTTGCAGCCTTTTTACACTGCCGCAGACTGCAGGGCTcttgctcaatactggaccagttTCAAAAAAAAGTCCCCAttagtcacacagacacaaaaagatgGAAAACTAAGGTCCTGGTTGAAAGataccaaagttacccttttaaataaataagaagcTAGCCGAGTGTCTGATGTTATCTCAGGTAGTGCGTTTGTGTCCCTACCTGAGGTCTTTGATGGACAACGTTCCCCTGAAGTCCCTCAAGATCTCCAGCAGGACCCAGGACCAGTAACTTCTGTAGCTCAGCTTCCCCAGGTCAGACAGAGGCTTCTCTGGAGAACCAACCGCACTCTCCAGCTTAGACAGCTCATAACCTACACGCACAGCAGCACAAACAGAAACGGTATTATAAAAGCCACGATGCATTATTGTCCATTAGGTAAGCTGATGTTCTTTATTTTGATTCGGGTTCTGCCTGCACTCTTTTAGAACAAGAGGTAGTTGTTGTTCTTGTGGGTACAGTTTTGAGTGAAAAGCCTTAATGAAACCAACATGAGCACAAACATATGCACATTGCTGCGTCGCTTGATTGTAAATTTGCAACTGATGAACTTAAAATGACAAACTCCATTAGCTGCAGCGCTGATACATTAAAGCTACCGTGACAGTTTTTGACTTACTAAAAGCTATGAGGAACTTTCCGTAACCTCTGCGTTGGTAAGGCGGCAGCGTGAGAATACACGCCACATTATTCCCATCTGGAGACTCTTtctcctgaaaaacaaaaccaaaggcAAAAGCTAAGACAAGCGGTTGATAATGATTCCAGTTTTCTCCACCAACAGTGGGGGGAAATATGCCAAGAAATACATGAATTTAAACACTGGAAGTGTTCAAATCAGCTTTACAAATCTTAAATGAAGAATGGAAATGCATTTGACCCTTTACTCAGGTCCAACGTTGACTTAaggcaaatttattttaatcGACTTGCCTCAAGAACACAGAAACGGGGCTTACTTTGGAGAAGTAGCCGACAATGTGCGCTCCCTGTTTGTTGACTTCGGTGAGGATATAGAAGATGAAGGGCTCCACGTCAAAATAAAGCGTCTTGTGGTCGAGAAATAGTTTCGCTAGTAGACATAGGTTCTGACAATAAATCTGCAAACAGAAACCAAGAATGAATCAACACCACCACAATTTGATTTTCTTTAAGCGGATTGGCAGTCAAGTTTTATTTCTAATCCAACAGAAGCAGAGGAATCCATAATACTTAGCAGGTTCAGGTTCGGCACACAGACTTTCCAGGTGCACTCACCTTGTGGTCCCGCCCGTCCACTTCATACACTGATATGTTGCTCCTTCTGTAGATTTCTTTGCCTGGAGGCTGCTTCCACTGACAGTGGGACTGAAGAGACAAAAGGTCAAGAAGGTCAAACTTCTTGTGTTGTATTAACAAACATCatttaatcagttaattgttCATCTTGGTGATAAACTTCATAGGATTTGGGTTTCGCATGTCGAAAAAAAATGCCATGTGAGTAAAGGAGAAAGCCACAGTACGCAGCAGTTTTGCCACGTTTCCGCCTCCCGTCCGGACTAAAACAGCGAAACCGAACACCGAAAaaggagaagtttgaaaacgctgctgaacATGATTTAGTTTTTAAACTTCAGGGTAGCGTTTTAGGCAAAGTCAGAGAACTTTGAAAATGAAGACGCTCATATTTGGCctcctgattgggtcttatcagtcatgcaaagcagaaacatgatGCCGTTTTGGAATTTCATTAAAATCTGCTACCCGCTTACACCGGCACGTGCATGTCCATCGTACGTGAATGGGCACTTGCGTTTTCTGTCGTTTTAATACAGACGGTGATCAATTCTGATGCGCAGCtcaaacgctggtgtggacggaggcagttttcagtttaaaactcgtagtagtgtggatgtagccttaaCAGCGCTCAGCTAAATTTAGCTACACTCACCAGGTGATGTCGGAAGGTCTTCTCGTACTTCATGTATTTAAGGCAGTACTCGCAGATCCACAGCTTGGGCTGCTTGCCATAGTCCTCGGGAAACGGCGAGAAGTACCAGGCATCGATCTCAAAGTTTCCTATCTGGATCTTATCCACATATTTCACTTTGGTGATCTGAGGATGGCAATGCGGGAAGTTATTTTCATCACACAAAGATGGCAAAACATCATAGCAGTTTAACagacaatataaaaacatcagCCAGTTTAACAACATGATGCAGAGGACACAGCGGGACTGGACTGAACataaagagcagcagaacaaGGTAATTATATCTTCTTTACTTtccacacacagaaactccacCTTACCGCCTCATGCTCCTTCTCCAGGGCAGCTGTTGTTGGGTCCATCTCTGCATACGTCTGCAAAGGAAAACTCCCATTAGATAAATATCAGCCATTTAATGCATAAAAAAGTGTGACCACAAGCAGGACGAAATAACTGTGTctcacaccttctgtacatggTTGATCTCGTCGTGTTTGCGCTTTTGGTTGCGAGTGATCTTCCTTTCAGGCTGTTCACCCAAATCACCGACGCCCCCGATCTCTGTGCTCTTCCTCACTGCATCCTTCACAGTCTTGGTAAGTGCCAGGCGGGCTTTACCCACCCACTCATCCAGGCGCCTGTTGACTGCATGTCAAAGAAAAGGAGATGGAAGATCATAGTAAAGCGGTAGGTGAGGGGATCGAGAGGGTATGGGCAAATTAAGCAAGGTATAAAAAGAGGCAAAATGAGGGTGTAGCAGGCATAATATCAAAGAGAAACATGAGACACTTTGTGTAGATGTAAATGTTCACGAACTAGTGATGTACTCACATCCTACATAGTGAACATAGAACTCCTCTCGGCCCTCCTGTTCGTTCAACCGGGACTGAATAACCTCTGCTGTATCTGAAAAGAGCAAGACACATCAGTTAGTAAGAGGTCTTCACCTGTTAACTGTAAATGCAAGCTTTGTACTCTCTCATCCCTGGATGGGACGCCTcgccaaactccattcagattTCTACGGCTCGAATGACTCCTTGCTCATTAGCAAAAACACTTATTGGTATTCGCCTGATAAAAATGTGGCCTGATATGTTTTGAGCTATTATTCAATTCGGCAATCACATAAATCCTCcaaactgtaacgttagctcATTTATTACAGTGAAATCTCAACTTTTAGAACAGGCTTGCCCGCTGTTTGCACTGTTATGGTTTCATCAGCTAGCACAGCGTTACGCCGCATTTTTCCAGAAAGCCCCAGTGACCATTTGTAAATCACAAATGGTTGAATGGCGTCTAAGAGCCACTTactttaagactttttttttttttttttttttttaaaaaaggagttTGGTGTAAATTTCTCCCCAAACAAAGGAGGACTCCGCCAACTTGTGACGTTAACCTGctaacttaaataaaatcaGAGTGAAAAAGAGGCCTCACTCACGCCATGTCTTGTCGGCTCGTTGACATAAATACGTTTCTCCAATTTCTACCGACACCTCTTGCTCCCTGCCGCCGCAGAACACCCCGCCTCCGTCCTGGATGTGCTGACTACTACAGCCCCCGGCTTCTCTCGTACGTCCAACGGCCTCCGCCTCGTCCTCCTCCCCGCCACTGCCGTTAGAGGAGCACGCAGCCGGGATACTACTGTCCAGATCCCCTCGCTCACTTTCCATATGACTGGAATCCATGTCTACATCCATTCTGGGTTCGGAgtccttgttgttgttgttgttgtagcttTTGTGAAAGTCGGTCCCGCCAGTCATAACCTCGGCGGTTTTTAAAAACAATCGCACGCCTCTGCGACCCTGCGCAGTTTATTCAGAGGGGCTGGTCTTCAACAAACTGCCGTCAAGATGGCGTCGGTGGGACGTTCCGTTCTCTCCTTCTTCATCGTTcaactacaactcccatgagtCTTAGCACTATGTATGGGCTGATGTTTGTGCCAATAGAATCTGAATTTGATTTGCTCAGCTTGAATAATTCAAAAGTTCTTTGAAGTcctacatacaaaaaaaaacctgagtaaggcatgcgacctctgacatatacaggtgctggtcataattagaatatcatcaaaaagttgatttattttagtaattccattcaaaaagtgaaactttgatattatattcattcattacacacagactgatatatttcaaatgtttttcatttaattgtgacaATTAAAACTGAccactaatgaaaatcccaaattcagtatctccaaaaattagacaaacacacacaaaaaaaggatttttggaaatgttggccaactgaaaagtatgaacatgaaaagtatgagcatgtacagcactcaatacttagttggggctccttctgtctgaattactgcagcaatgcggcgtggcatggagtccttcagtctgtggcactgctcaggtgttatgagagcccaggttgctctgatagtggccttcagctcttctgcattgttgggtctggcgtatcgcatcttcctcttcacaataccccatagattttctatagggttaaagtcaggtgagtttgctggccaattaagaacagggataccatggtccttaaaccaggtactggtagctttggcactgtgtgcaggtgccaagtcccgttggaaaatgaaatctgcatctccataaaacttcctggtagacggctgcgttgaccttggacctcagaaaacacagtggaccaacaccagcagatgacatggcaccccaaaccatcactgactgtggaaactttacactggacttcaagcaacgtggattctgtgcctctcctctcttcctccagactctgggaccttgatttccaaaggaaatgcaaaatttactttcatcagagaacataactttggaccactcagcagcagtccagtcctttttgtctttagcccaggcgagacgcttctgacactgTGNNNNNNNNNNNNNNNNNNNNNNNNNNNNNNNNNNNNNNNNNNNNNNNNNNNNNNNNNNNNNNNNNNNNNNNNNNNNNNNNNNNNNNNNNNNNNNNNNNNNACAGccgtcaagtcagcagtcttccccatgattgtgtagcctacagaactagactgagagaccatttaaaggcctttgcaggtgttttgagttaattagctgattagagtgtggcaccaggtgtcttcaataatgaaccttttcacaatattctaattttctgagatactgattttggggttttcattagttgtcagttataatcatcaaaattaaaaggaatgaacacttgaaatatatcagtctgtgtggaatgaataatatacattatacaagtttcactttctgaatggaattactgaaataaatcaactgttTGATgctattctaattatatgaccagcacctgtacatagcaattataagtcgctttggataaaagcgtcagctaaatgaataaatgtagtatCTCAATGTTCTTAAATTAGGCAGGAAGTACTCAATATGCAGACAAATAAAGTCGGTGAAAGAGTTATATTTTACAACTTCATTATTAT is from Micropterus dolomieu isolate WLL.071019.BEF.003 ecotype Adirondacks linkage group LG02, ASM2129224v1, whole genome shotgun sequence and encodes:
- the kat8 gene encoding histone acetyltransferase KAT8: MTGGTDFHKSYNNNNNKDSEPRMDVDMDSSHMESERGDLDSSIPAACSSNGSGGEEDEAEAVGRTREAGGCSSQHIQDGGGVFCGGREQEVSVEIGETYLCQRADKTWHTAEVIQSRLNEQEGREEFYVHYVGFNRRLDEWVGKARLALTKTVKDAVRKSTEIGGVGDLGEQPERKITRNQKRKHDEINHVQKTYAEMDPTTAALEKEHEAITKVKYVDKIQIGNFEIDAWYFSPFPEDYGKQPKLWICEYCLKYMKYEKTFRHHLSHCQWKQPPGKEIYRRSNISVYEVDGRDHKIYCQNLCLLAKLFLDHKTLYFDVEPFIFYILTEVNKQGAHIVGYFSKEKESPDGNNVACILTLPPYQRRGYGKFLIAFSYELSKLESAVGSPEKPLSDLGKLSYRSYWSWVLLEILRDFRGTLSIKDLSQMTSITQSDIISTLQSLNMVKYWKGQHVICVTPKLVEEHLKSAQYKKPPITVDTMCLKWAPPKNKQAKLSKK